In bacterium, the DNA window GGGGACGGACGTCCGCTCGCCCACCGTCAGGCGCCCTTCGACGAACTCTATGCCGCGCGCGCTCCCCTTCCGAATTTCGCCGATGACGCGAGGTACCGGCTTCAGCGCGCCCCGCGGGCAAATTTCCCAGCAGCCGCCGCAGCTGTGGCACAGTTCCGGAAAAATGAGCACGTCGTCCTTCAACGCCGCCACGGCGTTGAAGCGGCATACCTCGCCGCAGCGCCCGCAGAAGTCGCACCGCCCGCGCGTAAACGCCGGCACCTCGACCGCGAAGGGCTCGGCCGTAAAGCCCTCGGGCCGCAAGAAGATGTGGCAGTCGGGGTCCTCGGCGTCGCAGTCGAGCAGGGTCACCCTTCGGCCCGCCGCCGCGGCCGTCACCGCGAGGTTCACCGCGACCGTCGTCTTCCCGGTTCCGCCTTTGCCGCTGGCGATCGTTACCAGCATATTACGGGTTTAACGCTGACGCGTCATCGGCGCGCCGCACTTGGGGCACTTCTCCTGGTAGCAGGGAACGCCCTGTTTGTGGGTTACGGTGGCCCCGCAGCTCGGGCAAGCGCAGTTGCCGCCGGGCCCGAGGCCGGAGCC includes these proteins:
- a CDS encoding ATP-binding protein; this encodes MLVTIASGKGGTGKTTVAVNLAVTAAAAGRRVTLLDCDAEDPDCHIFLRPEGFTAEPFAVEVPAFTRGRCDFCGRCGEVCRFNAVAALKDDVLIFPELCHSCGGCWEICPRGALKPVPRVIGEIRKGSARGIEFVEGRLTVGERTSVPIIREVKRQAAKDGLTVADAPPGTACPMVAAARDSDFVLLVTEPTPFGLYDLELAVAVVRELGLRCGVFVNRAGEGEEDLRAYCASEGLEILGTLPDDRRVAEVYAGAGLIVDELPEYRGTFEELLARLESGSE